One Thermococcus sp. JdF3 genomic window carries:
- a CDS encoding ABC transporter ATP-binding protein, with amino-acid sequence MIEAEHLTKYYPPPFRGFFDLGSLRDFLGKPREEIPALIDLSFRVREGEIFGLLGPNGAGKTTLCKIANGLLEPSSGKLLIDGHDSFREHGKVAGEMFTVFTGERDMWGIFQWRLSVQRNLQFIARLWKVPEGEIGERIEYALKLLNLWEKRDEWYQKLSAGMKQKVYIASALVVRPKYLILDEPTVFLDVITKSEIHDAIMALVRDFGTTVILTTHDLSEAEKLSDRVLLFNKRPILEGKPEEISRKLEVDFDRKVLLVVEGSAPCPGGYLVRCIRKGNFTHVTAYLKSTEVNEFLSRFPSGKVLSVRVENLSLEDVFMILFGG; translated from the coding sequence ATGATAGAAGCCGAGCATCTCACCAAGTACTATCCTCCCCCTTTCAGGGGCTTCTTCGATCTGGGTAGCCTCCGCGATTTTCTCGGAAAGCCCAGGGAAGAGATTCCAGCCCTCATAGACCTGAGCTTCCGGGTGAGGGAGGGGGAGATATTCGGCCTCCTCGGCCCCAACGGCGCGGGAAAGACAACCCTCTGCAAAATCGCCAACGGCCTCCTCGAGCCGAGTTCCGGAAAACTGCTCATCGACGGCCACGACAGCTTTAGGGAGCACGGCAAAGTTGCTGGTGAGATGTTCACGGTTTTCACCGGCGAGAGGGACATGTGGGGCATATTCCAGTGGCGTCTGAGCGTTCAACGAAACCTCCAGTTCATCGCGAGGCTGTGGAAGGTCCCCGAGGGTGAGATAGGGGAGCGCATAGAGTACGCGCTCAAGCTACTGAACCTGTGGGAGAAGAGGGACGAGTGGTACCAGAAGCTCTCGGCCGGAATGAAGCAGAAGGTTTACATAGCCTCCGCCCTGGTGGTGAGGCCCAAGTACCTGATACTCGACGAGCCGACGGTTTTCCTCGACGTGATAACCAAGAGCGAGATACATGACGCAATAATGGCCCTCGTCCGTGACTTTGGGACAACGGTTATCCTCACCACCCACGACCTTTCGGAGGCGGAGAAGCTGAGCGACAGGGTTCTGCTCTTCAACAAGAGGCCTATCCTGGAAGGAAAGCCCGAGGAGATAAGCAGGAAGCTCGAGGTGGACTTTGACAGGAAGGTTCTCCTCGTGGTTGAGGGCTCCGCTCCGTGCCCTGGAGGCTACCTCGTCAGGTGCATCAGGAAGGGTAATTTCACCCACGTCACTGCCTACCTCAAGTCCACTGAGGTCAATGAGTTCCTCTCCAGGTTCCCCTCAGGCAAAGTGCTGAGCGTGAGGGTTGAGAACCTGTCCCTGGAGGACGTGTTCATGATTCTGTTTGGCGGTTAG
- a CDS encoding ABC transporter permease encodes MKDGLRIVREFFNIQREVFFSYRWDVVSYLIGLLIQVAVMGIFASLVTIDANIEQYGTDSFLQFFLIGFIVHNIIFLPRGSLSKLLIGRSFPMLYASPAGMVAIFVGINAWNVVWSLMIMGLITVIFVLFYGLVIHINLGALLVILAGFTLTFALELFSAGFRAATKARQDPINWFLNLTSQLVSGLYFPPEALPWWLQPISRIHPERYILEMARLTMGGGYSVSQIWPSFVNLALTTTIMLLIGIATFRWGVGKAMQLGTLGHV; translated from the coding sequence ATGAAGGACGGCCTTAGAATAGTCCGCGAGTTCTTCAACATTCAGAGGGAGGTCTTTTTCAGCTACCGCTGGGACGTGGTCAGCTATCTGATAGGCCTTCTAATCCAGGTTGCGGTGATGGGGATATTCGCCAGCCTGGTGACGATAGACGCCAACATCGAGCAGTACGGAACCGACTCTTTCCTCCAGTTCTTTCTGATAGGCTTCATCGTGCACAACATAATATTCCTTCCGCGGGGCAGCCTTTCCAAGCTCCTGATTGGGCGGAGCTTCCCGATGCTCTACGCCTCTCCCGCCGGAATGGTGGCGATCTTCGTGGGAATAAACGCCTGGAACGTCGTCTGGAGCCTCATGATAATGGGCCTGATAACCGTGATCTTCGTTCTCTTCTACGGCCTGGTCATACACATCAACCTCGGTGCCCTGCTCGTTATCCTCGCGGGCTTCACCCTCACCTTCGCCCTTGAACTTTTTTCAGCAGGCTTTCGGGCGGCGACCAAGGCCAGGCAGGACCCGATAAACTGGTTCCTCAACCTTACCTCCCAGCTCGTGAGCGGTCTCTACTTCCCTCCTGAGGCCCTCCCCTGGTGGCTCCAGCCCATTTCCAGGATACACCCCGAGAGGTACATTCTTGAGATGGCCAGGCTGACGATGGGCGGGGGCTATTCAGTGTCCCAGATCTGGCCCAGCTTCGTGAATCTTGCCCTGACCACTACTATCATGCTCCTCATCGGAATCGCGACCTTTCGGTGGGGCGTTGGGAAGGCGATGCAGCTGGGCACCCTCGGGCACGTGTGA
- a CDS encoding TIGR00153 family protein — protein sequence MQVWTKLFAKSPFKPLIKHADVVLNTVETLEKALQAWYACDYEGMREFAIEVDRLEDVADRIKEEIRDSLSSKLMMAVAREDVIIYLHMQDKVADAAEDTAKWLLVKKPDCVPTEAKDIILEMGMESIKAAKLVHEAIVQMDRVIESGFTEGEIEREYEIIRQIESVENKIDGLDTKLMQLVFENADSMSWGDGFYILNIARTLSNISDKAKDAAERIRLMMNK from the coding sequence ATGCAGGTGTGGACTAAGCTCTTCGCGAAGAGCCCATTCAAGCCCCTCATAAAGCACGCTGATGTCGTGCTCAACACCGTCGAAACGCTCGAGAAGGCGCTTCAGGCATGGTACGCGTGCGACTACGAGGGTATGAGGGAGTTTGCCATCGAGGTTGACCGCCTTGAGGACGTTGCCGACAGGATAAAGGAGGAGATAAGGGACTCCCTCAGCTCGAAGCTCATGATGGCCGTCGCGAGGGAGGACGTCATAATCTACCTCCACATGCAGGACAAGGTGGCGGATGCCGCTGAAGACACTGCGAAGTGGCTGCTCGTCAAGAAGCCCGACTGCGTCCCGACGGAGGCCAAGGACATAATTCTCGAGATGGGTATGGAGAGCATCAAGGCGGCAAAACTCGTCCACGAGGCCATAGTCCAGATGGACCGCGTTATAGAGAGCGGTTTCACCGAGGGCGAGATAGAGCGGGAGTACGAGATAATCAGGCAGATAGAGAGCGTTGAGAACAAGATAGACGGCCTCGATACGAAGCTCATGCAGCTCGTCTTCGAGAACGCCGACTCGATGAGCTGGGGCGACGGCTTCTACATCCTCAACATCGCCAGAACGCTCAGCAACATCTCTGACAAGGCCAAAGACGCCGCCGAGAGGATAAGGCTCATGATGAACAAGTGA
- a CDS encoding inorganic phosphate transporter, protein MAWAIGANDAANSMSTAVGAKAITPKQAVIIAGLLEFTGAYFFGKSVTETIRKGILDPTMITDPMVLVYGSVAALLAATIWLIVATKFGLPVSTTHSIIGGIAGYGIVYAGTAIVNWGKMGQVVLSWILSPIIGAIMAYFIFKAFTKSIFERKDPVRSARIWSPFWIGLAFVVIGTMFYIKVLHGKDLKTGVLMYGVPLGIIVFVVTYLLIKLRFPSSDPFIGVEAIFRKAQVVTSGYVALAHGANDVANAIGPVAAVYAVATMGLGGMQVPVPKWILAMGGLGIAVGVATYGYRVMETVGKKITELTNTRGFTIDFSAATVVLAASWLGLPISTTHTVVGAVIGIGLARGVKAINKDIVRDIIISWFVTVPVAGLISAAIFKLLMIVG, encoded by the coding sequence ATGGCCTGGGCGATAGGTGCCAACGACGCCGCAAACTCCATGAGCACTGCCGTCGGCGCCAAGGCGATAACCCCGAAGCAGGCGGTTATAATAGCTGGCCTCCTTGAGTTCACAGGTGCGTACTTCTTCGGAAAGAGCGTCACGGAGACGATAAGGAAGGGCATCCTAGACCCGACGATGATAACCGACCCGATGGTCCTCGTGTATGGCTCCGTTGCGGCCCTTCTCGCGGCCACGATATGGCTAATAGTGGCCACCAAGTTCGGCCTACCGGTCTCGACTACCCATTCCATCATAGGCGGCATAGCGGGCTACGGAATAGTCTACGCCGGCACCGCGATAGTGAACTGGGGCAAGATGGGTCAGGTCGTTCTCAGCTGGATTCTCTCACCGATAATCGGCGCCATAATGGCCTACTTCATCTTCAAAGCCTTCACGAAGAGCATCTTCGAGAGAAAGGACCCCGTCAGGAGCGCCAGGATATGGTCCCCGTTCTGGATTGGGCTGGCGTTCGTCGTCATTGGAACCATGTTCTACATCAAGGTTCTCCACGGGAAGGACCTCAAGACGGGAGTTCTCATGTACGGCGTCCCGCTGGGCATAATCGTGTTCGTGGTAACGTACCTCCTGATAAAGCTCCGCTTCCCGAGCAGCGACCCCTTCATAGGCGTCGAGGCGATATTCCGGAAGGCGCAGGTCGTAACCTCCGGCTACGTGGCTTTGGCCCACGGCGCCAACGACGTTGCCAACGCTATAGGGCCGGTCGCGGCCGTCTACGCGGTAGCCACGATGGGTCTCGGCGGCATGCAGGTTCCCGTCCCTAAGTGGATACTTGCGATGGGCGGTCTCGGAATAGCGGTTGGTGTCGCCACCTACGGTTACAGGGTCATGGAAACGGTCGGCAAGAAGATAACCGAGCTCACCAACACCCGCGGCTTCACCATTGACTTCTCTGCAGCGACCGTTGTCCTCGCCGCCAGCTGGCTCGGACTGCCAATCTCGACGACCCACACGGTGGTCGGCGCGGTCATAGGAATAGGCCTTGCGAGGGGAGTAAAGGCAATAAACAAAGACATCGTTAGGGATATAATAATCTCCTGGTTTGTTACCGTTCCGGTCGCGGGTCTGATAAGCGCGGCCATATTCAAGCTCCTGATGATCGTGGGGTGA
- a CDS encoding metallophosphoesterase, protein MKKAVFGILLVFIVLVSGCISQSTPTETSTTATSPSGGIDFGSYEKGQVLAQWSSLADASKVYVSEGYEDLAKHYFPNAQILPASQYEGGVAVLSPADAREILRGKPILITVNDYFGYIVYKFGVKFVGKDKGVFAAFNKDGKAYFVFTGTSKAGAGAAIEYAMNLRNGASLRTDDVLRSGEFEGILLKVIGDNNWNGIPDDGEHWYLGSFRSREPFIYYWRVVDGENVTVKGGFIRLVNGSTVYIRALGFNVSVEVKDGTGAALTYVIENTNPSVLNLPEGVETGDTWVRFTTSESSFSIVPKDIGDYTVFAFGDHRPDGGTEVPKAFLQLRDRMNENNAVFVMDGGDLVYSGKVDEWAALLKEWKWNKPIFIAVGNHEYRGEGINVYHQLFGPTDYSFVLGDYYYIFMNNVENDYGLSDEQWSWLQNELERAKAMGKRPVMVMHAPPKDPRPNGDHGMNPTDGKKLLELMGEYNAFGIFSHIHMFWNGTIEGVHYIVTGAGGAPLYAKPDEGGFYHYVKLGMMADGNISVEPIKVES, encoded by the coding sequence ATGAAGAAAGCCGTTTTTGGAATTCTCCTGGTTTTCATCGTGCTGGTGTCGGGATGCATAAGCCAGAGCACTCCAACGGAGACTTCCACCACAGCTACCTCGCCCTCCGGTGGAATAGACTTCGGGAGCTACGAGAAGGGACAGGTTCTGGCCCAGTGGAGCAGCCTTGCCGACGCTTCCAAGGTTTACGTCAGCGAGGGCTACGAGGATCTCGCGAAGCACTACTTCCCGAACGCGCAGATACTCCCCGCGAGCCAGTACGAGGGTGGGGTTGCAGTGCTGTCCCCGGCGGATGCTAGAGAGATCCTCAGGGGAAAACCGATACTAATAACGGTCAACGACTACTTTGGTTACATAGTCTACAAGTTCGGCGTCAAGTTCGTTGGAAAAGACAAGGGCGTTTTTGCGGCCTTCAATAAGGACGGAAAGGCGTATTTCGTCTTCACAGGCACCAGCAAGGCTGGCGCTGGCGCGGCCATTGAGTACGCTATGAACCTCAGGAACGGGGCATCCCTTAGAACGGACGATGTTCTGAGGAGCGGCGAGTTTGAGGGGATTCTCCTCAAGGTCATAGGGGACAACAACTGGAACGGAATTCCAGACGACGGTGAACACTGGTACCTTGGCTCTTTCAGGAGCAGGGAGCCGTTCATATACTACTGGCGGGTCGTTGACGGCGAGAACGTCACCGTAAAGGGAGGCTTTATCAGGCTCGTCAACGGCTCCACGGTTTACATCCGTGCCCTCGGCTTCAACGTCAGCGTGGAGGTTAAAGACGGAACAGGGGCTGCACTTACCTACGTTATCGAGAACACCAACCCCTCGGTGCTGAACCTGCCCGAGGGAGTCGAGACCGGCGATACGTGGGTCAGATTCACGACTTCGGAGTCTTCCTTCAGCATCGTTCCAAAAGACATCGGAGACTACACGGTTTTTGCCTTCGGTGACCACAGGCCGGACGGCGGCACGGAGGTTCCGAAGGCTTTCCTGCAGCTGAGGGACAGGATGAACGAGAATAACGCCGTTTTCGTGATGGACGGTGGAGACCTGGTCTATTCGGGCAAGGTTGACGAGTGGGCGGCCCTGCTGAAGGAGTGGAAGTGGAACAAGCCGATTTTCATAGCGGTCGGAAACCACGAGTATCGCGGGGAGGGCATAAACGTCTACCACCAGCTCTTCGGTCCAACGGACTATTCCTTCGTCCTCGGGGATTACTACTACATCTTCATGAACAATGTCGAAAACGACTACGGGCTGAGCGACGAGCAGTGGAGCTGGCTTCAGAACGAGCTTGAGAGGGCTAAGGCCATGGGCAAGAGGCCCGTGATGGTGATGCACGCTCCACCTAAGGATCCAAGGCCGAACGGCGACCACGGCATGAACCCCACCGACGGGAAGAAGTTGCTGGAACTGATGGGGGAGTACAACGCCTTTGGAATCTTCAGCCACATCCACATGTTCTGGAACGGAACCATCGAGGGAGTCCACTACATAGTAACCGGCGCGGGAGGCGCTCCTCTCTACGCAAAGCCGGACGAGGGGGGCTTTTATCACTACGTCAAGCTTGGAATGATGGCCGATGGCAACATAAGTGTCGAACCTATCAAGGTTGAGTCCTAA
- a CDS encoding cupin domain-containing protein, translating to MFVGHYTEVPEKDTGFEGVTIRWLVSPKLGAKNYAMRYFVLKKGAEIPLHHHDWEHEIFIVRGEGIITNGKEEFHVREGDFLYVPPNETHGYRATGETLEFLCIIPAKKEAIPEDEWA from the coding sequence ATGTTCGTCGGACACTACACCGAGGTCCCCGAGAAGGACACCGGTTTTGAGGGAGTGACCATCAGATGGCTCGTCTCCCCGAAGCTCGGAGCGAAGAACTATGCGATGCGCTACTTCGTCCTCAAGAAGGGTGCGGAGATACCCCTCCACCACCACGACTGGGAGCACGAGATATTCATCGTGAGGGGAGAGGGAATCATAACGAACGGAAAGGAAGAGTTCCATGTCAGGGAGGGAGACTTCCTCTACGTTCCGCCCAACGAGACCCACGGCTACAGGGCGACCGGAGAAACGCTGGAGTTTCTCTGCATAATCCCCGCCAAGAAGGAGGCCATTCCTGAGGATGAGTGGGCCTAG
- a CDS encoding signal peptidase I — MVKRRIDVLSIISYLLLFFVVLVMALHFVFGFQYVVILTDSMEPHINPNDLVITMPSSPDGLHVGDVILYRVTLGNSTYMITHRIVGMKADPEMRMYYITKGDNRNYTDPWRVYYSQVVGRVVLVIPRVGVVWYYTPLIVFGIFLFIIASLAYDLAWLLLEEEPLRSKSRKADLVALRRKKIKAYYHRRR, encoded by the coding sequence ATGGTGAAGCGTCGTATCGACGTCCTTTCAATCATCTCGTACCTCCTCCTGTTCTTCGTGGTCCTAGTCATGGCTCTCCACTTCGTCTTTGGCTTCCAGTACGTCGTTATCCTGACCGACTCGATGGAGCCTCACATCAATCCCAACGACCTCGTCATAACAATGCCATCTTCGCCAGATGGGCTCCACGTTGGGGACGTTATCCTCTACCGCGTGACCCTCGGCAACTCGACCTACATGATAACCCACCGCATCGTTGGCATGAAGGCCGATCCGGAAATGCGGATGTACTATATCACCAAAGGGGACAACCGGAACTACACAGACCCCTGGCGGGTCTATTACTCCCAGGTGGTTGGCAGGGTTGTTCTGGTGATTCCAAGAGTCGGTGTGGTCTGGTACTACACTCCGCTGATAGTTTTCGGGATTTTTCTGTTCATAATCGCCTCTCTTGCATACGACCTGGCGTGGCTCCTGCTCGAGGAGGAACCCCTACGTTCAAAATCCAGAAAGGCAGACCTCGTCGCTCTGAGAAGGAAGAAAATAAAGGCCTACTATCACAGACGCCGCTAG
- a CDS encoding tRNA (N(6)-L-threonylcarbamoyladenosine(37)-C(2))-methylthiotransferase, with product MVRVHVETYGCTRNRADAEMMEGLLVSAGYELVETPETADYVVVNTCAVKDPTEKHMRERIEELLDSGKGVIVTGCLPHVNPDAIDSRVSGILGVKSIDRIAEAISVAESGGKLVSVEGWRERSIDKLELPRLWKSGVAFVVPISEGCLNACTYCATRFARGVLKSYKPELVVRWVKEALARGYKEIQLSSEDTGCYGFDIGTNLAKLLDEITAIEGDFRVRVGMMNPNHVLKFLDELVDAYTDEKVYRFLHLPVQSGDDEVLRRMGRTYTAEQFEEIVRTFRKKVRDLNLNTDIIVGFPGETDEAFENTVELIKRVRPDKINVSRYSPRPGTIAAKWKQLPGWRVKERSRALHRLRLQIAHEINRAYLGRTVEVLVHGAGEKGGVEARTFNYKEVILDSGEPGEFLQVRVEWAGSTYLKGTPLR from the coding sequence ATGGTTAGGGTTCACGTCGAGACCTACGGGTGCACGAGGAACAGGGCAGATGCCGAGATGATGGAGGGCCTTCTGGTTAGCGCGGGCTATGAGCTGGTCGAGACCCCTGAAACTGCCGACTACGTTGTGGTCAACACCTGCGCGGTCAAAGACCCCACCGAGAAGCACATGCGCGAGCGCATAGAGGAGCTCCTTGACTCCGGTAAGGGGGTAATCGTCACCGGCTGCCTCCCTCACGTCAACCCGGATGCCATAGATTCACGCGTCTCCGGAATACTCGGCGTTAAGAGCATAGATAGGATAGCCGAGGCGATAAGCGTCGCCGAGAGCGGCGGAAAGCTGGTGAGCGTCGAGGGCTGGCGCGAGAGGAGCATAGACAAGCTCGAGCTCCCGCGCCTCTGGAAGAGTGGCGTCGCCTTCGTCGTCCCGATAAGTGAGGGCTGTCTCAACGCCTGCACCTACTGTGCCACGCGCTTCGCCAGGGGAGTTCTGAAGAGCTACAAACCGGAGCTCGTCGTCAGGTGGGTCAAGGAGGCCCTCGCCAGGGGATACAAGGAGATACAGCTGTCGAGCGAGGACACCGGTTGCTACGGCTTCGACATCGGGACGAACTTGGCCAAGCTACTCGACGAGATAACGGCCATCGAGGGCGATTTCAGGGTCAGGGTCGGCATGATGAACCCCAACCACGTCCTCAAGTTCCTCGACGAGCTCGTTGATGCCTACACCGATGAGAAGGTCTACCGCTTCCTTCACCTGCCCGTCCAGAGCGGCGACGATGAGGTTCTGAGGCGGATGGGCAGAACGTACACTGCGGAACAGTTCGAGGAGATAGTTCGGACATTTCGTAAGAAGGTTCGTGATTTGAACCTCAATACGGACATTATAGTGGGCTTTCCCGGGGAGACTGATGAGGCTTTCGAGAACACCGTTGAGCTAATCAAGCGCGTCCGGCCGGACAAGATAAACGTTTCCCGCTACTCGCCGAGACCTGGCACGATCGCGGCGAAATGGAAGCAGCTTCCGGGATGGCGGGTCAAGGAACGCTCAAGGGCCCTTCACAGGCTTAGGCTCCAGATAGCCCACGAAATAAACAGGGCGTATCTTGGCAGGACGGTGGAGGTTCTCGTCCATGGGGCCGGGGAGAAGGGCGGCGTTGAGGCCAGGACTTTCAATTACAAGGAGGTAATCCTTGATTCTGGTGAGCCCGGCGAATTCCTGCAGGTTCGGGTTGAGTGGGCCGGCTCAACTTACCTGAAGGGCACTCCCCTCCGCTGA
- a CDS encoding 1-deoxy-D-xylulose-5-phosphate synthase, translated as MKTKVLFLLFLVVFGFLAYSKYIQHERAIRAEVELNNTLNLVQTDLETFKLGYNSTHWAYLNQKVGDEDVERAIERVLELREMLLKLNVSDDEIGDIDACLNRTYSYQRRAQFYAALTEGRSCAVLAADHLGSTLALVNRTEFLKYVRGQFRSVEDLQNKTAEKWKQTLGSGINFTDYFITGFVVEDNIIKAEISLNQSRDFLEKLDRIPNPTTSQEIENVSILGSWVTSYLEFARGFLMDSTVLINHVTPGTFNPSGQRTNVHALVDNLSRVDVPCEFEETMLKVACDWKEYHKKRGLPGVENGYYSAATYHLLYAIAIDGHLDEFEALNSTFAALRTPTEKVRMVLRLRHEALESINDCSQDPLTSLYIQDAVGWYFKHGDAALEMMVRLRTDDPTAQPLYNYEMAKIIAKNMCPYVVMLSQTTE; from the coding sequence ATGAAAACGAAGGTCCTTTTCCTTCTTTTTCTGGTGGTTTTCGGGTTCTTGGCTTACTCAAAGTATATTCAACACGAGAGGGCAATAAGGGCGGAGGTAGAGCTCAACAACACCCTCAACTTGGTTCAAACGGACCTTGAGACTTTTAAACTGGGCTACAATTCCACCCATTGGGCTTATCTGAATCAAAAGGTGGGTGACGAAGACGTTGAACGTGCCATTGAGCGAGTCCTGGAGCTTAGGGAGATGCTTCTCAAGCTGAATGTCTCGGATGACGAAATAGGAGACATCGATGCCTGCCTTAACAGGACCTATTCGTATCAACGCAGGGCTCAGTTTTACGCCGCCCTCACAGAGGGCAGGAGCTGTGCAGTGCTTGCCGCTGACCACTTGGGCTCAACCCTTGCACTCGTAAACCGCACGGAGTTCCTTAAGTACGTCCGTGGGCAGTTTCGGAGTGTGGAAGATTTACAGAACAAAACGGCTGAAAAGTGGAAACAAACGTTGGGGAGCGGGATTAACTTCACGGACTATTTTATAACCGGCTTTGTGGTTGAGGACAACATAATCAAGGCGGAAATCTCTCTGAACCAGTCCCGTGACTTCCTGGAAAAGCTTGATAGGATACCAAACCCAACAACGTCTCAGGAGATTGAAAACGTGAGCATACTTGGAAGCTGGGTGACGAGTTATCTGGAATTCGCCAGGGGCTTTTTGATGGACTCAACGGTGCTTATCAATCATGTAACCCCCGGTACCTTCAATCCCAGTGGGCAAAGAACTAACGTGCACGCGCTCGTGGATAATCTCTCAAGGGTTGATGTTCCGTGTGAATTCGAGGAAACGATGCTCAAGGTGGCGTGTGACTGGAAGGAGTACCATAAAAAGCGGGGTCTCCCGGGAGTCGAGAACGGCTACTATTCAGCGGCTACTTACCACCTGCTGTACGCAATCGCAATAGACGGGCATCTTGACGAATTTGAGGCCCTCAATTCGACTTTTGCTGCCCTGAGAACCCCAACGGAGAAAGTCAGGATGGTTCTTCGTCTGAGGCATGAGGCTCTGGAGTCCATTAACGATTGTTCCCAGGATCCGTTAACGTCCCTCTACATCCAGGACGCCGTGGGATGGTACTTCAAGCACGGGGATGCGGCCTTGGAGATGATGGTCAGACTGCGCACAGATGACCCAACGGCTCAGCCCCTCTACAACTATGAGATGGCGAAGATCATCGCTAAAAACATGTGTCCATACGTTGTGATGCTCTCTCAAACAACGGAGTGA
- a CDS encoding TRAM domain-containing protein encodes MYGDGFGGGYEAPVKVGERYRVRIESLGKGGDGIAKIKGFVIFVPNTQVGDEVEIVINSVKRKFAFGEVI; translated from the coding sequence ATGTATGGAGATGGATTTGGCGGTGGCTACGAAGCCCCTGTTAAGGTTGGAGAAAGGTATAGAGTTAGGATTGAGAGCCTTGGAAAGGGTGGCGATGGTATCGCCAAGATAAAGGGCTTCGTTATCTTCGTCCCGAACACCCAGGTCGGCGACGAGGTTGAGATCGTCATTAACTCGGTCAAGAGGAAGTTCGCCTTTGGCGAAGTCATCTGA
- a CDS encoding monovalent cation/H+ antiporter subunit E encodes MGFIPVFIWSFVLWLVLTAGSKGMLWSPEELVAGAVFSGIIAFTTKDIIGEKAARFLNPAKWAGFVVYSIGPLFWGMAKANLDVAYRVITGRIKPGIVRVPVDLENDAQYTILSNSITLTPGTLTVDACPEEKALYVHWINVTEKEPESSEVIAGSFEKWARRLGR; translated from the coding sequence ATGGGTTTCATTCCTGTATTCATTTGGTCATTCGTGCTCTGGCTTGTGCTGACAGCGGGCAGCAAGGGTATGCTGTGGAGCCCCGAAGAGCTCGTCGCGGGAGCGGTGTTCTCGGGGATAATCGCCTTCACGACGAAGGACATCATAGGTGAGAAGGCCGCGAGGTTCCTCAACCCGGCGAAGTGGGCTGGCTTTGTGGTTTACTCCATCGGCCCGCTCTTCTGGGGTATGGCCAAGGCCAACCTCGACGTTGCCTACCGCGTCATAACCGGCAGGATAAAGCCCGGAATCGTTCGCGTTCCTGTCGATCTGGAGAACGACGCCCAGTACACCATCCTCAGCAACTCAATAACCCTCACCCCCGGAACGCTCACCGTGGACGCCTGCCCAGAGGAGAAGGCCCTCTACGTCCACTGGATAAACGTGACCGAGAAGGAGCCGGAGAGCTCCGAGGTCATAGCGGGTTCATTTGAAAAATGGGCGAGGAGGCTGGGAAGATGA
- a CDS encoding cation:proton antiporter, producing the protein MIAPEFFYAAVIVMIGAFLALLRVFFGPSVPDRVVGVDTLNTLIVAGMVLLGAAYDRTIYIDIAIVYALLSYVGTLAIAKYLQGGLE; encoded by the coding sequence ATGATAGCACCGGAGTTCTTCTATGCCGCGGTCATAGTCATGATTGGAGCATTCCTGGCTCTGCTCAGGGTGTTCTTCGGACCGAGCGTGCCGGATAGAGTCGTGGGAGTTGATACCCTCAACACGTTAATCGTTGCCGGAATGGTCCTCCTCGGAGCGGCCTACGACAGGACGATATACATCGATATCGCCATCGTTTACGCCCTTCTGAGCTACGTGGGAACCCTGGCCATAGCCAAATACCTCCAGGGGGGATTGGAATGA
- the mnhG gene encoding monovalent cation/H(+) antiporter subunit G, which translates to MSAVTYVIYAFLTINIVFNLLGSFSLHRFPDVYTRLHGATKCTTFGTIFAVLAVVVHAAYQLHLTGDPKYLQMALHSIVALVALLLTNPTGAHAIAKAAHLSGYKPAKAVIDAYEDKLRGGAE; encoded by the coding sequence ATGAGTGCGGTCACCTACGTCATCTACGCATTCCTCACGATAAACATAGTCTTCAACCTGCTGGGCAGCTTCTCGCTCCACAGGTTCCCGGACGTCTACACAAGGCTCCACGGAGCGACCAAGTGCACCACCTTCGGGACGATATTCGCGGTTCTGGCGGTGGTGGTACACGCTGCCTACCAGCTCCACCTCACCGGCGACCCCAAGTACCTCCAGATGGCGCTGCACAGCATCGTTGCGCTCGTGGCGCTCCTCCTCACGAACCCGACCGGAGCGCACGCGATAGCCAAGGCAGCCCATCTGAGCGGCTATAAGCCAGCCAAAGCCGTCATTGACGCGTACGAGGACAAGCTCAGGGGTGGTGCCGAATGA
- a CDS encoding DUF4040 domain-containing protein, protein MNALSMDMVIQFGILLGVLVAAYITITMRDLLSAAIASAAMSLLLSLEFYMLHAPDVAIAEAAVGAGVVTAIVVYGIAKTERWEREGP, encoded by the coding sequence ATGAACGCTCTTTCGATGGACATGGTCATACAGTTCGGAATACTCCTCGGCGTGCTGGTAGCGGCCTACATCACGATAACCATGCGGGACCTGCTCAGTGCGGCCATCGCTTCGGCGGCCATGAGCCTGCTCCTCAGCCTTGAGTTCTACATGCTCCACGCGCCGGACGTGGCGATAGCCGAGGCCGCGGTCGGAGCCGGCGTCGTTACGGCCATAGTCGTGTATGGAATCGCCAAAACGGAGAGATGGGAGCGTGAGGGACCATGA